In the genome of Streptomyces sp. V2I9, one region contains:
- a CDS encoding ABC transporter ATP-binding protein, with protein MAAQFTVRTAADVKDDIPRLAARGITVGYGDRTVIDGLDVTIPPGVITTIIGPNGCGKSTLLRTLSRLLKPSGGTVVLDGEDIGRLRTRDVAKKLGLLPQAPVAPDGLTVADLVARGRHPHQSWLRQWSSDDADVVRRALAMTGVANLAERSVDSLSGGQRQRVWISMTLAQGTDLLLLDEPTTYLDLAHAIDVLDLVDDLHESGRTVVMVLHDLNLATRYSDHLVVMRAGAVLAQGHPRDVVTAELLYEAFGLRARVVDDPVGDRPLIVPIGRAHVGPGVRAEGDSPPR; from the coding sequence GTGGCCGCTCAGTTCACCGTACGGACCGCTGCGGACGTCAAGGACGACATTCCCCGGCTGGCCGCCAGGGGCATCACCGTCGGGTACGGCGACCGTACGGTCATCGACGGCCTCGACGTGACGATCCCGCCCGGAGTGATCACCACGATCATCGGCCCCAACGGCTGTGGGAAGTCCACCCTGTTGCGCACCCTGAGCCGGCTGCTCAAGCCGTCCGGAGGCACCGTCGTCCTGGACGGTGAGGACATCGGCCGTCTCCGGACCAGGGACGTGGCGAAGAAGCTCGGGCTGCTCCCGCAGGCGCCGGTCGCCCCGGACGGGCTGACCGTCGCCGACCTCGTCGCGCGCGGACGCCATCCGCACCAGAGCTGGCTGCGGCAGTGGTCGTCGGACGACGCCGACGTGGTGCGGCGCGCCCTGGCCATGACCGGGGTGGCGAACCTCGCGGAGCGGTCCGTCGACTCGCTGTCCGGCGGGCAGCGCCAGCGGGTATGGATCTCGATGACCCTGGCGCAGGGCACCGACCTGCTGCTGCTCGACGAGCCGACCACCTATCTGGACCTGGCCCACGCGATCGACGTACTCGACCTCGTCGACGATCTCCACGAGTCGGGCCGCACCGTGGTCATGGTCCTGCACGACCTCAACCTGGCCACCCGCTACAGCGACCACCTCGTCGTCATGCGGGCGGGGGCGGTCCTGGCGCAGGGGCATCCGCGGGACGTCGTCACCGCCGAGCTGCTGTACGAGGCGTTCGGGCTGCGGGCCCGGGTGGTCGACGATCCGGTGGGCGACCGGCCGCTCATCGTGCCGATAGGCCGGGCGCACGTCGGACCGGGCGTGCGGGCCGAGGGCGATTCCCCGCCCCGGTGA
- a CDS encoding iron chelate uptake ABC transporter family permease subunit yields MPPGVRLGKVSFVWRPWLVLVTLVLAAAAFLVFCLSIGVGDFPIGLTRVIATLFGQGEQVDEFVIMDLRLPRALAGLIVGVALGVSGAITQSVARNPLASPDILGITAGAGAVAVFLVTATGGTATAVAGSVGLPSAALLGGLGTGLLVYLLAWRRGIDGFRLILIGISVTAMMQAITTWLLVSADIRDVARAQVWLVGSLDNRSWDEVRVAFWCTLVLLVAVALVAFPFKPMHLGDDVAAGLGVRFGRVRGVLLLCAVLLAAVGVSAAGPVPFVALVAPQVAMRLGRWPTPPLTASGLVGALLLIGSDLVARAALPIGLPVGVVTAVIGGPFLVYLLVRANLR; encoded by the coding sequence ATGCCGCCGGGCGTACGGCTCGGAAAGGTGTCGTTCGTCTGGCGGCCCTGGCTGGTGCTGGTCACCCTGGTCCTCGCGGCGGCGGCCTTCCTGGTCTTCTGCCTCTCGATCGGCGTCGGGGACTTCCCCATCGGTCTCACCCGTGTCATCGCCACCCTCTTCGGGCAGGGGGAGCAGGTCGACGAGTTCGTGATCATGGATCTCCGTCTGCCCCGCGCGCTGGCCGGTCTGATCGTGGGCGTCGCCCTGGGCGTGTCCGGGGCCATCACCCAGTCCGTGGCGCGCAACCCGCTCGCCAGCCCCGACATCCTGGGGATCACCGCCGGGGCCGGCGCCGTCGCGGTGTTCCTGGTGACCGCGACGGGCGGGACCGCCACGGCGGTGGCGGGCTCGGTCGGGCTGCCCTCCGCCGCCCTGCTGGGCGGGCTCGGCACGGGGCTGCTGGTGTACCTCCTCGCCTGGCGGCGCGGGATCGACGGTTTCCGGCTCATCCTGATCGGCATCTCGGTCACCGCGATGATGCAGGCGATCACGACATGGCTGCTGGTCTCGGCCGACATCCGCGACGTGGCCCGCGCCCAGGTGTGGCTGGTCGGTTCGCTGGACAACCGGTCCTGGGACGAGGTCCGGGTGGCGTTCTGGTGCACGCTCGTCCTGCTGGTCGCCGTCGCCCTGGTGGCCTTCCCGTTCAAGCCGATGCACCTCGGCGACGACGTCGCGGCCGGGCTGGGCGTACGGTTCGGCCGGGTGCGGGGCGTCCTGCTGCTCTGCGCCGTCCTGCTGGCCGCGGTGGGGGTGAGCGCGGCCGGGCCGGTCCCGTTCGTCGCACTGGTGGCCCCCCAGGTGGCGATGCGTCTGGGGCGGTGGCCCACACCGCCGTTGACCGCCTCGGGCCTGGTGGGCGCGCTGCTGCTGATCGGTTCCGACCTCGTCGCCCGCGCGGCGCTGCCGATCGGGCTGCCGGTCGGCGTGGTCACCGCGGTGATCGGCGGACCGTTCCTCGTCTACCTGCTGGTGCGGGCGAACCTCCGGTAG
- a CDS encoding iron ABC transporter permease, which produces MVTTEVDRPAPGGTTDTRGRRVAGLGVLAAVLVIAAALSLTVGARSLSPGEVWHGMFADPEPDRRLTEIRLIVQTVRVPRTVLAIVAGLALGVGGALIQGYTRNPVADTGLLGVNAGASFAVVSVIAVFGFTDPFHYVWFAFVGAGLAGVLVFGLASVGRGAGNPLTLALAGQGVTVFLAAMTTAVALSDKESLNALRFWNAGSVAGVGFDVIRPVSGFVAVGLVLALITLPALNLLNLGEDVARALGVNIAVSRTLGIAAVTLLAGAATAACGPIAFLGLMVAHLARRLTGPDYRWLVPCAGLLGAVVLLVCDIVGRLLVRPGELESGVVVALLGAPFFAVLVWRGKFRSTA; this is translated from the coding sequence ATGGTGACGACTGAGGTGGACCGCCCCGCGCCCGGCGGGACGACGGACACCCGCGGACGGCGGGTGGCCGGTCTGGGCGTCCTCGCGGCCGTGCTGGTGATCGCGGCGGCTCTCTCGTTGACCGTCGGAGCAAGGTCGTTGAGCCCCGGCGAGGTCTGGCACGGGATGTTCGCGGACCCCGAACCCGACCGGAGGCTCACCGAGATCCGCCTCATCGTGCAGACCGTGCGGGTGCCCCGTACCGTCCTCGCGATCGTGGCGGGGCTGGCGCTCGGCGTCGGCGGGGCGCTGATCCAGGGGTACACGCGCAACCCCGTCGCCGACACGGGACTGCTGGGGGTGAACGCCGGAGCCTCCTTCGCCGTGGTGTCGGTGATCGCCGTGTTCGGGTTCACCGACCCGTTCCACTACGTCTGGTTCGCCTTCGTGGGCGCCGGTCTCGCCGGTGTCCTGGTCTTCGGCCTGGCGAGCGTCGGCAGGGGCGCGGGCAACCCGTTGACCCTCGCACTGGCGGGACAGGGCGTCACGGTGTTCCTCGCGGCGATGACCACGGCGGTGGCGCTCTCCGACAAGGAGTCGCTGAACGCCCTGCGGTTCTGGAACGCCGGCTCCGTGGCCGGCGTCGGATTCGACGTCATCCGGCCGGTGAGCGGCTTCGTGGCCGTCGGACTGGTCCTGGCGCTGATCACCCTGCCCGCCCTCAACCTGCTCAACCTGGGCGAGGACGTGGCGCGGGCCCTGGGCGTGAACATCGCGGTGAGCCGGACCCTCGGCATCGCCGCCGTCACCCTGCTGGCGGGGGCGGCCACCGCGGCCTGCGGCCCCATCGCCTTCCTCGGGCTCATGGTGGCCCACCTGGCCCGCCGCCTCACCGGCCCGGACTACCGCTGGCTGGTGCCGTGCGCCGGGCTGCTCGGCGCCGTGGTCCTGCTGGTGTGCGACATCGTGGGCCGGCTGCTGGTACGGCCGGGTGAGCTGGAGTCGGGCGTCGTGGTCGCCCTCCTCGGGGCGCCCTTCTTCGCGGTCCTGGTGTGGCGGGGCAAGTTCAGGAGCACGGCATGA
- a CDS encoding lysine N(6)-hydroxylase/L-ornithine N(5)-oxygenase family protein, with protein MSQVLPGGTPPVHDLIGIGFGPSNVALAIALGEHNSTVGRQDSVTAHFFEQQSGFGWHRGMLIDDATMQVSFLKDLVTLRNPASEFSFLCYLQSKGRLIDFINHKNLFPLRVEFHDYFEWAAAKVDDQVSYGHEVIGVTPFVHDGTVEYLDVTVRSGGEIAVHRARNLVIGTGLRPLMPEGVERGERVWHNSDLLRKVDALDGSSPSRFVVVGAGQSAAENVAYLHRRFPDAEVCAVFSRYGYSPADDSAFANRIFDPEAVDDYFAAPEAVKNSLMAYHANTNYSVVDIDLIDDLYRQMYREKVLGAERLRFLNVSRVTGVAERPDGVRATVKSLVTDEETELDADVVVFATGYSPADPLGVLGEVGEHCLRDDTGRVRVERDYRIATGPGVRCGIYLQGGTEHTHGITTSLLSNTAIRVGEILDSLLGRRVKSTSDESGPVAAGAGREVPAGA; from the coding sequence ATGTCACAGGTTCTTCCTGGCGGCACACCACCGGTCCACGACCTCATCGGCATCGGCTTCGGCCCGTCCAATGTGGCCTTGGCGATCGCGCTCGGCGAGCACAACAGCACAGTCGGCAGGCAGGATTCGGTCACCGCTCACTTCTTCGAGCAGCAGTCGGGCTTCGGCTGGCACCGCGGCATGCTCATCGACGACGCCACCATGCAGGTGTCCTTCCTCAAGGACCTGGTGACGCTCCGGAATCCGGCCAGCGAGTTCAGCTTCCTGTGCTACCTGCAGAGCAAGGGCCGGCTGATCGACTTCATCAACCACAAGAACCTCTTCCCACTGCGGGTGGAGTTCCACGACTACTTCGAGTGGGCCGCGGCCAAGGTCGACGACCAGGTCTCCTACGGCCACGAAGTCATCGGCGTCACCCCGTTCGTCCACGACGGCACCGTGGAGTACCTCGACGTGACCGTCCGCTCCGGTGGCGAGATCGCGGTCCACCGCGCCCGCAACCTCGTCATCGGGACCGGGCTGCGCCCCCTCATGCCCGAGGGCGTGGAGCGGGGCGAGCGCGTCTGGCACAACTCCGACCTGCTGCGGAAGGTCGATGCCCTGGACGGCTCCTCGCCCTCGCGGTTCGTCGTCGTCGGCGCAGGCCAGAGCGCCGCCGAGAACGTCGCCTACCTGCACCGCCGCTTTCCGGACGCCGAGGTCTGCGCCGTCTTCTCCCGGTACGGCTACAGCCCCGCCGACGACAGCGCCTTCGCCAACCGGATCTTCGACCCCGAGGCGGTCGACGACTACTTCGCCGCACCCGAGGCGGTCAAGAACAGTCTGATGGCCTACCACGCCAACACCAACTACTCCGTGGTGGACATCGACCTGATCGACGACCTCTACCGTCAGATGTACCGGGAGAAGGTCCTGGGCGCGGAACGGCTGCGCTTCCTCAACGTGTCCCGCGTCACCGGAGTGGCGGAGCGGCCCGACGGTGTCCGCGCCACCGTGAAGTCCCTGGTGACCGACGAGGAGACGGAACTCGACGCCGACGTCGTGGTGTTCGCCACCGGCTACAGCCCCGCCGACCCGCTCGGCGTGCTCGGCGAGGTGGGCGAGCACTGCCTGCGCGACGACACCGGCCGCGTCCGTGTGGAGCGCGACTACCGGATCGCGACCGGCCCCGGCGTGCGCTGCGGCATCTATCTCCAGGGCGGTACGGAGCACACGCACGGCATCACCACGTCGCTGCTCTCCAACACCGCGATACGGGTCGGGGAGATCCTGGACTCCCTGCTCGGCCGCCGGGTCAAATCCACCTCCGACGAGTCGGGGCCGGTGGCCGCGGGCGCCGGCCGGGAAGTGCCCGCCGGGGCCTGA
- a CDS encoding error-prone DNA polymerase, translated as MGELLRLPISGRPEEEWAELHAHSAFSFLRGASPPEGLAAEAARLGIGVLAVTDVDGLHAARRLHAAAREHGIGAVHGAELTLGDPVLGTPVVLARTVEGFRLLSAVITAAQLAGSKNAPVYDLDEVARAAAAGQWAVLPGCPPPDTDRCDVAAVAHRLARLTDVFGTSGTYAELVDHRLPEDSVAADAAWVAARRVGVPVITTGAVHYAAPRQARVAQALTALRRRETLDRAAGHLMAAPTAHLRPRSERAAFLSRYPGVADATVELGRACVLDLGELRPELPEFAVPEGYTQDSWLRESAEAACAGRYGPRTDRRADTAWRQLDHELGLVADLGLAGYFLIVHDIVRHAAEQGIWCQGRGSAASSVICYVLGITAVDPLRHGLLFERFLSVEKAGPPDIDLDLESGRREEVIQYVYTRYGRRHAAQVANMITYKPRLAIRDAARALGHPEAQIREMTRHIHHAPPGPETALPDDVRALAAQLHTLPRHLGVHSGGMVLTRQPIGEIMPVEWATAEGRSVLQGDKDDVAAAGLIKIDLLGLGMLSALHTACDLIHAYHGVRHDLTSIPRDDPEVYAMIARGDTIGVFQVESRAQISTLPLLRPTKFEDLAVAASIIRPGPIQAGSKHPLLRRRRGEEPVTYPHPLAKAALEPTLGVALWQEQAMQLAIDCAGFTPGEADRLRKAMAAKHAPEKVAAMRGRLLTGMAGRGIPPAAAERIASMIEAFSDYGFPQSHAQSMAGLIYAGAWIKLHHPAALIAGIMAHQPMGFYDTQTLIGDAERHGITVRGPGVRTSGVHATLEPGPAPGSAPRPAYDGPGTRPGGPGPRSATVPPAIRRGLTSVTGLGEEAAEEIVALRAERPFADLDDFAARTRLPARILEQLATAGALDGLGGHRRTALWTAGTAPGRTRQPPLPGLATPATAPELAAMTAAEETTADLTVTGASATAHPVHHIRPHLDRLGALPAASARTLRDRAEVRIGGLPKYLQRPPTAHGVAFGAIEDETGMVNLVFAPHIWDRCHPTLIDAPAVLVTGRVERSDGTFNIAVGQVEPVQVAAPVPRRQVGRR; from the coding sequence ATGGGTGAGCTCCTGCGCCTGCCCATCTCCGGCCGGCCGGAGGAGGAGTGGGCCGAACTCCACGCGCACAGCGCGTTCTCCTTCCTCCGGGGTGCGAGCCCACCGGAGGGCCTGGCCGCCGAGGCAGCCCGGCTCGGCATCGGCGTCCTGGCGGTCACGGACGTGGACGGTCTGCACGCCGCGCGCCGGCTGCACGCCGCCGCGCGCGAACACGGGATCGGTGCCGTCCACGGCGCCGAACTCACCCTCGGCGACCCCGTCCTGGGCACACCGGTGGTGCTCGCCCGCACGGTGGAGGGGTTCCGGCTGCTCTCGGCGGTGATCACCGCCGCGCAGCTCGCCGGCTCCAAGAACGCCCCGGTCTACGACCTGGACGAGGTGGCGCGGGCGGCCGCCGCCGGACAGTGGGCCGTCCTGCCCGGCTGCCCCCCGCCGGACACGGACCGGTGCGACGTCGCCGCCGTCGCCCACCGGCTCGCCCGGCTCACCGACGTCTTCGGCACCAGCGGTACGTACGCCGAACTGGTCGACCACCGGCTCCCGGAGGACTCGGTCGCCGCCGACGCGGCCTGGGTGGCCGCCCGCCGCGTCGGCGTGCCCGTGATCACGACCGGTGCCGTGCACTACGCAGCCCCCCGCCAGGCCCGTGTGGCGCAGGCGCTCACCGCCCTGCGCCGACGCGAGACCCTGGACCGGGCCGCCGGACACCTGATGGCCGCCCCGACCGCCCATCTGCGACCCCGGTCCGAGCGGGCGGCGTTCCTGTCGCGTTACCCCGGCGTCGCGGACGCCACCGTCGAACTGGGCCGCGCCTGTGTGCTCGACCTCGGCGAACTGCGGCCCGAACTACCGGAGTTCGCCGTACCCGAGGGGTATACGCAGGACTCGTGGCTGCGGGAGAGCGCGGAGGCCGCCTGCGCCGGCCGCTACGGCCCGCGCACCGACCGGCGGGCGGACACGGCATGGCGGCAGCTCGACCATGAACTCGGCCTCGTCGCCGATCTCGGGCTCGCGGGCTACTTCCTGATCGTCCACGACATCGTCCGGCACGCCGCCGAACAGGGAATCTGGTGCCAGGGCCGGGGCTCCGCCGCCAGCAGCGTGATCTGCTACGTCCTCGGCATCACCGCCGTCGACCCGCTCCGGCACGGCCTGCTCTTCGAGCGTTTCCTGTCCGTGGAGAAGGCCGGCCCGCCGGACATCGACCTCGACCTGGAGTCCGGACGCCGCGAGGAGGTCATCCAGTACGTCTACACCCGCTACGGCCGTCGGCACGCCGCCCAGGTCGCCAACATGATCACGTACAAGCCCCGGCTCGCCATCCGGGACGCCGCCCGCGCCCTCGGCCACCCCGAGGCGCAGATCCGTGAGATGACCCGGCACATCCACCACGCCCCGCCCGGCCCCGAGACGGCCCTCCCCGACGACGTTCGCGCGCTCGCCGCCCAGCTCCACACGCTCCCGAGGCATCTCGGGGTGCACTCGGGCGGCATGGTCCTCACCCGGCAGCCCATCGGCGAGATCATGCCCGTGGAGTGGGCGACCGCCGAGGGCCGCAGCGTCCTCCAGGGCGACAAGGACGACGTCGCCGCCGCCGGACTGATCAAGATCGACCTGCTGGGTCTCGGCATGCTGTCCGCCCTGCACACCGCCTGCGACCTCATCCACGCGTACCACGGCGTCCGTCACGACCTCACGTCCATCCCCCGGGACGACCCCGAGGTCTACGCGATGATCGCCCGGGGGGACACGATCGGCGTCTTCCAGGTCGAGTCCCGCGCCCAGATCTCCACCCTGCCCCTCCTGCGGCCGACGAAGTTCGAGGACCTGGCCGTCGCCGCCTCCATCATCCGCCCCGGCCCCATCCAGGCCGGCAGCAAGCACCCGCTGCTCCGCCGCCGGCGCGGCGAGGAGCCGGTGACCTACCCCCACCCGCTCGCGAAGGCGGCGCTGGAGCCGACCCTCGGCGTCGCGCTCTGGCAGGAGCAGGCCATGCAACTCGCCATCGACTGTGCGGGGTTCACCCCCGGCGAGGCCGACCGGCTCAGGAAGGCGATGGCGGCCAAGCACGCCCCGGAGAAGGTGGCCGCGATGCGCGGCCGGCTGCTGACCGGCATGGCGGGACGCGGCATCCCCCCGGCCGCCGCCGAGCGGATCGCGTCGATGATCGAAGCCTTCTCCGACTACGGGTTCCCGCAGTCCCACGCCCAGTCCATGGCCGGGCTCATCTATGCCGGCGCCTGGATCAAGCTCCACCATCCCGCCGCGCTCATCGCGGGGATCATGGCGCACCAGCCGATGGGCTTCTACGACACCCAGACCCTCATCGGCGACGCGGAACGCCACGGCATCACCGTCCGGGGCCCCGGCGTCCGGACCTCCGGCGTCCACGCCACCCTCGAACCCGGCCCGGCACCCGGCTCCGCGCCCCGCCCGGCGTACGACGGCCCCGGTACGCGACCCGGCGGGCCCGGCCCGAGGTCCGCCACGGTTCCCCCGGCGATCCGCCGCGGTCTGACCAGCGTCACCGGCCTCGGGGAAGAGGCCGCCGAGGAGATCGTCGCCCTCCGGGCGGAACGGCCGTTCGCGGACCTGGACGACTTCGCCGCCCGCACGCGGCTGCCCGCCCGGATCCTGGAGCAACTGGCCACCGCCGGCGCGCTCGACGGCCTGGGCGGGCATCGCCGTACCGCCCTGTGGACCGCCGGCACCGCGCCCGGCCGGACGCGCCAGCCGCCGCTCCCCGGACTCGCCACCCCCGCGACCGCACCCGAACTCGCCGCGATGACCGCCGCCGAGGAGACCACCGCCGACCTCACCGTCACCGGAGCCAGCGCCACCGCCCACCCCGTCCACCACATCCGCCCCCACCTGGACCGTCTGGGGGCGCTCCCCGCGGCCTCCGCCCGCACGCTCCGCGACCGGGCGGAGGTCCGGATCGGCGGGCTGCCGAAGTACCTCCAACGCCCCCCGACCGCGCACGGCGTGGCCTTCGGGGCGATCGAGGACGAGACCGGCATGGTCAACCTCGTCTTCGCCCCGCACATCTGGGACCGCTGCCACCCCACCCTCATCGACGCCCCCGCCGTCCTCGTCACCGGCCGGGTCGAGCGCTCCGACGGCACGTTCAACATCGCCGTCGGCCAGGTGGAGCCCGTCCAGGTGGCCGCACCCGTGCCCCGGCGTCAGGTCGGGCGCCGCTGA
- a CDS encoding DNA polymerase Y family protein — protein sequence MTGASGAVRVVVVWVPDFPVLACGERDGTPVAVVHRGAVVACSPSARAAGVRRRMRLRTAQARCPALRIVERDLAAEVRMFEQVVRHVETEVTPRLEVIRPGLIAAPARGAARYWGGERRLSVRLAEAVAERELPARVGIADSTFTAALAARRDGGVIVPAGGDTAFLAPYPVGVLGVPRLAELLKRLGIRTVGDFARLPAGRVAERLGPEGVAAHRVARGESARPVSVRAAARDHTVRRLFETAEEQLDAVVFVAVALADELHARLAAAGVVCGRIEAEAETADGRTLTRIFRHEGRLSSRAVAERVRGVLTAWSEAGLLDAGGGEPGIRRLVLRPDGITPDTGSQGAFDGERDTPVEVERAAARVQAVLGHRAVTRIIEAGGRGPGDRIRLVPVGDVPEDDGAANGPWPGRLPAPHPAAVYPVRRPARLTGSDGAPVGVAGRLELSAEPAVLSVHGRRPAGVNGWAGPWPVLERWWARDGGRRIARMQVTTDDGHAWLLLVDRSEWWVEAHYG from the coding sequence ATGACCGGGGCCTCCGGTGCCGTACGGGTGGTCGTGGTCTGGGTGCCCGACTTCCCCGTGCTGGCGTGCGGCGAGCGGGACGGTACGCCGGTGGCCGTGGTGCACCGGGGCGCGGTGGTGGCGTGCTCCCCCTCCGCGCGGGCGGCCGGGGTCCGGCGGCGCATGCGGCTGCGGACCGCGCAGGCCCGCTGTCCCGCGCTGCGGATCGTCGAACGGGACCTCGCCGCCGAGGTGAGGATGTTCGAACAGGTGGTGCGCCACGTCGAGACGGAGGTGACGCCCCGGCTGGAGGTCATCCGCCCCGGTCTGATCGCGGCCCCGGCGCGCGGGGCCGCACGGTACTGGGGCGGTGAGCGGCGGCTGTCCGTACGGCTGGCGGAAGCCGTCGCCGAACGGGAGCTGCCGGCCCGGGTCGGGATCGCCGACAGCACTTTCACGGCGGCGCTCGCGGCCCGCCGCGACGGCGGGGTGATCGTCCCGGCCGGCGGGGACACCGCGTTCCTGGCCCCGTACCCGGTGGGCGTCCTGGGCGTGCCCCGCCTGGCCGAACTGCTGAAGCGGCTCGGCATCCGCACCGTCGGGGACTTCGCCCGGCTGCCGGCGGGACGCGTCGCCGAACGGCTCGGTCCGGAGGGGGTCGCCGCCCATCGCGTCGCCCGCGGGGAGTCGGCCCGGCCCGTGTCCGTACGGGCCGCCGCCCGCGACCACACGGTGCGACGGCTGTTCGAGACCGCCGAGGAGCAGCTGGACGCGGTCGTGTTCGTGGCGGTCGCGCTCGCGGATGAACTGCACGCGCGCCTGGCGGCGGCGGGCGTGGTGTGCGGGCGGATCGAGGCCGAGGCCGAAACGGCCGACGGCCGGACGCTGACGCGGATCTTCCGCCACGAGGGGCGGCTCTCCTCCCGGGCGGTGGCCGAGCGCGTACGCGGCGTCCTGACCGCCTGGTCCGAGGCCGGCCTGCTGGACGCCGGCGGCGGGGAGCCGGGAATCCGGCGGCTCGTCCTGCGCCCCGACGGGATCACTCCGGACACCGGCTCGCAGGGCGCGTTCGACGGGGAGCGGGACACCCCGGTGGAGGTGGAGCGGGCCGCCGCCCGGGTGCAGGCGGTGCTCGGGCACCGGGCGGTCACGCGGATCATCGAGGCCGGCGGCCGGGGACCGGGCGACCGGATCCGGCTGGTCCCGGTCGGCGACGTCCCCGAGGACGACGGTGCCGCGAACGGCCCGTGGCCGGGACGGCTGCCCGCCCCGCACCCGGCCGCCGTCTACCCGGTACGGCGTCCGGCCCGGCTGACCGGCTCCGACGGCGCGCCGGTCGGCGTGGCCGGCCGGCTGGAGCTGTCGGCCGAGCCCGCGGTCCTCTCCGTCCACGGACGCCGCCCGGCCGGGGTGAACGGGTGGGCCGGGCCCTGGCCGGTGCTGGAGCGGTGGTGGGCGCGGGACGGCGGACGGCGGATCGCCCGGATGCAGGTCACCACCGACGACGGGCACGCCTGGCTGCTGCTCGTCGACCGGAGCGAGTGGTGGGTGGAGGCCCACTATGGGTGA
- a CDS encoding gas vesicle protein K: protein MNEDDRARSAEGTTAATAAEEVARTAARAFGLAPAQPDDGRGPSAAAQRLQTDPDTVERDLIKLVLTIVELLRQLMERTAIHRVEQGDLSELQEERIGMTLMILNERMTELCDRYGLTMDDLNLDLGPLGSLLPHNGA, encoded by the coding sequence ATGAACGAGGACGACCGCGCGCGAAGCGCGGAGGGGACCACCGCCGCCACGGCGGCCGAAGAGGTGGCCCGCACCGCGGCCCGCGCGTTCGGGCTCGCCCCCGCGCAACCGGACGACGGCCGCGGTCCCTCGGCGGCGGCCCAGCGGCTGCAGACCGACCCGGACACCGTGGAACGGGACCTCATCAAATTGGTGCTCACCATCGTCGAGTTGCTGCGCCAGCTCATGGAGCGCACCGCGATCCACCGCGTCGAGCAGGGCGACCTGAGCGAGCTCCAGGAGGAACGGATCGGCATGACCCTGATGATCTTGAACGAACGCATGACCGAGCTGTGCGACCGCTACGGGCTGACGATGGACGACCTCAATCTCGACCTCGGGCCGCTCGGTTCGCTGCTTCCGCACAACGGCGCCTGA
- a CDS encoding gas vesicle protein has product MSTDLIGGVLGESEPRSGPPVALIDLLDRLLNGGAVLTGDLVLSIADVDLVHINLRAVIRSITGEEPGPW; this is encoded by the coding sequence ATGAGCACCGACCTCATCGGCGGTGTTCTGGGGGAGAGCGAGCCCCGGAGCGGCCCGCCCGTCGCCCTCATCGACCTTCTGGACCGGCTGCTGAACGGCGGGGCCGTGCTCACGGGAGACCTCGTCCTGTCCATCGCCGACGTGGATCTCGTCCACATCAATCTGCGAGCGGTGATCCGCTCGATCACCGGTGAGGAGCCGGGGCCGTGGTGA
- a CDS encoding GvpL/GvpF family gas vesicle protein, giving the protein MSTGPNTPAGAPDAGGAGEMSYVYAVGREGPALDGLATRLPGLDGRPLRPVVGGGLCALVSSVSADAFSEQGLTAQMEDLDRLEAVARAHHAVVDAAFAETAVLPMRLATVYLDDFRVAAMLARQRSDFQELLGRLEGHVELGVKVYADPREAAAAAPAGPSAVTPSGAGAGRAYLRRRQAQQRDSQDVYQAASDLAARAAGLAEGVASSRAVHRPQQGQLAARAGVNVTNEAYLVPREDAAGLHRELAALADGAPGVSIEVTGPWAPYSFATAMVAEGVDGGGPR; this is encoded by the coding sequence ATGAGTACCGGACCGAACACCCCCGCCGGTGCACCGGACGCGGGCGGCGCCGGGGAGATGAGTTACGTCTACGCGGTCGGCCGCGAGGGCCCCGCCCTGGACGGGCTCGCCACGCGGCTGCCCGGTCTGGACGGCCGGCCCTTGCGCCCCGTCGTCGGGGGAGGGCTGTGCGCGCTCGTCTCCTCCGTGTCGGCGGACGCGTTCAGCGAGCAGGGGCTCACCGCGCAGATGGAGGACCTGGACCGGCTCGAAGCCGTGGCCCGTGCCCACCACGCCGTGGTGGACGCCGCGTTCGCGGAGACCGCCGTCCTGCCGATGCGGCTGGCCACGGTCTACCTGGACGACTTCCGGGTGGCCGCCATGCTGGCCCGGCAACGCAGTGACTTCCAGGAGCTGTTGGGCCGCCTGGAGGGCCATGTCGAGCTGGGCGTGAAGGTGTACGCCGATCCCCGTGAGGCCGCCGCGGCAGCACCCGCCGGGCCGTCCGCCGTGACGCCGTCCGGCGCCGGGGCGGGCCGCGCCTACCTGCGGCGGCGCCAGGCGCAGCAGCGCGACAGCCAGGACGTCTACCAGGCGGCCTCCGATCTCGCCGCCCGCGCCGCGGGACTGGCGGAGGGGGTGGCGTCGTCGCGGGCGGTGCACCGCCCGCAGCAGGGGCAACTCGCCGCCAGGGCCGGGGTGAACGTGACCAATGAGGCCTATCTCGTACCCCGTGAGGACGCGGCCGGACTCCACCGCGAGCTGGCCGCGCTGGCCGACGGCGCCCCCGGCGTGTCGATCGAGGTGACCGGGCCGTGGGCGCCCTACTCGTTCGCCACCGCCATGGTGGCGGAGGGCGTGGACGGTGGTGGCCCGCGATGA